The DNA region TTCTTGTCCTTTCAGAATTTGATCTGCTGAAAATTCTTGTCCTCAACAGGGCTGCACCATATTGAGTGGTGATGTTATCATCCGTCATCTTGCAGATCATTTGAAGCCAGAATACGTTGTCTTCCTCGTATccttttcatatattataaaacgcaaatttgctttttcttaatttgtgtttactctcccttttatatattttttgttatctaaCTAACTCCTTACAAAGACAGACGTACTAGGTGTCTACAATCGACCACCTTCAGAGCCTGACGCTGTGCTCTTGAAAGAGATCTGTTAGTAATTTAGTTCCAAAGTTTTGCTGatcattttaaatgattttgcaACTCTTGGCCTTATCTAACTGTTCATGCAGCTGTTGGACAAGATGGAAGCTGGAAGGTTGTGAATCCAGTATTGGAGCACACAGACAAGAAaggtaaaagataaaagaacCAATATTGTAAATCTATGCAATAAGTTAGAGGTTTTAGTTGAAACTTGACTAAATCTTTGGAATTAAACAGTTGACTACTCTGTTGCTGTCCACGATACAACCGGTGGAATGGAAACAAAGATATCAGAAGCTGCTATGATTGCAAAACTTGGAATCGATGTCTACATTGTGAAGGTAGATAAAAGACATCTTTTGCCTTTAACTAAATTATCTCTCTTAGACAAAGATGGAGCTTTAAACCACCATTACGCTTTCTCTTTATATCTCCTAAACAGGCTGCCACCACACATTCACAGAGAGCGCTCAGCGGCGATTTGAGAGACAATGTTCCTGAAGATTGGCTCGGCACTATAATCAGATTCTCAAAGTAGCATTATCTCCAACACAAATACTAATTCCAgcttttcaagaaagaaaacattTGACCTTGTTCTTGGTAAtggtgtttttgtgttttctattACAACACTTCGTGCATTGACGACAATATTTCTTGTATGTCACAACCAATTAATCTTGATTGTTCTAGAAGTTTGTAACTTTTGGCAACTTACTCTGTAGTTTAAAAGTAATCGAACACTTTTCCTACAtagaaattgtaaataaaatgtatttaaCTCTTCCTTGTGCACAGATTAAGAAGATGAGCACAAACTAACTTCATAGGAAAGAATAAAATGTATTTAACTCTTCCTTTCTGCACAGATTAAGATGAGCACAAACTAACTTCACAGGAAAGGACCAAGAATTCACGGGTTCAGTTAAAGCAACAAAGACGTAGTGAAACTGTTCTTGACCAATTTGAAGACGGACTGCAGagagataataacaagtattgGGTAACAAAACTTAAGAgaacaaacataacaaaaaaaaaacaaagtagaaaGTGTTTAAGAATAACATCTGATAGGAAACTTTCAATGTTTCAACACAAACTTTTCAACAATCCAAAATTAAGAATAACATCTGATAGGAAACTTTCAATGTTTCAACACAAACTTTTCAACAATCCAAAACCAATAGATAGTGGTTGTCTTGAAACAAGAAACAGACACATGGTCTAaattaggaaaaagaaaaaaagcatcCTTTGTTCTTATAACACTGACATTTGTTTGTCAAACTGGTAATAATATTATCCTCCTCAGTGAAAAGAGAATGATACTTTGTTTACTTGCCACCACCAACTTCCTTGACGGCACAGATCTGCTCCTCTCCCATGGAAGACATGACAGACACCACAACATCCTTACCCTCCTCAAATCCACTCCTCATCTACATATATACAAAACCCCACAATAGTTTTTCAATATCACAAATCCAAAGGCGAACGAACACAagtgatgtgtgtgtgtgtgtgtgagagagagagagagagcaagtatgaaaagaaaataacctGAGCGGCAAGAGCATCATCGGTGGGAAGCTTGAGGTCATCCTTAGTGCCACCACTGTCGGTCAAAAGGCTAACCTGTAATCcgaacaaacacaaaatttaaaacaagCCCAGGGAGTAAACAAAGCTAAAGTGATATAGAGGAAAGGGAGTATGAAATGAAGAGAAGACATACAAAGCCATCCTCAGAGATATCAATCAACTGGTAATCGACACGGTTCACATGGGGAAcctgaccaaaataaataaaaaaacaaatcatgaatCAGATCATGCATAAAGAGATCTTATGAATTATAAACTGTGTGAGAGTCTTCTTACATCACAATTGTGGGAAGAGGGCACAAtatcttcaagcttcttagcgTTGAAGATATCAATAGCAACAAAGTGACATTTGGCGTGACCGTGCTTGCCAGTCTTGGAAGTCGAAACCTCAACAACCTAATATACATCatacatcaaaatcaaacaccGAATCAAAACCTTGTTCTCCATGGCTATCTTAGATCAAatcaatcacaatcacaataaCAAAAAGTCGTCTGATACTATTTTCTGATTTCAATCATTCCGCAAACATAACACGAATCTACAAAACCATCACCATAATTAAACTAAACACAGATCGCTCAAATTTTATCTAAGCGATCTGATAAACAAGCAAccgaaagataaaaaaaaaagcaacggAATCATTTCAAATCCGAGAACAGAACAAAATCAACGAAGCTATagagaacaaaatcaaagatctagAATCAGAAAAGGGAGATCGGATGGAGTAAAACGAGAAAAAAGGACCTTGCAGGGACGGCCTTTGATGACGATGTGACCACCTTTACGGATGTTACCAGCTTGCTGAGGGTAGGTCTTGGAAGCTCCGGATTCGCTGGACTCGAAGTGGTGCTCGTCGTcagacatgtttttttttccacggatttgaggaagaaacagagaagagtttcgtagaagaagaagaagaagaagaaggagattatgagaggatgagaagaagatgaaaaaaaccTAACAAGGAGAAGTCAGCCAAAGTGATGtcgatttttttatatagaggCAGAGAGGAGAGGCGAGGAAGGGAGACCTTTCTAGGGTTACTGTGTTATTATCCTCTTTCTCAGCCGTTCGATTAGAATATTCTCACCCGTTCAGATTTACTCTAAAATTTatcctttttttccttctttctgtTGTTGCATCGCATGCTTTCCACGCGGCCCCACTTTAGCTTGCGGCGTCTAATTTCtcattttattcttctttttttttctcatcaaaaaaaaaaaaagggaaaaaatacaACTTTTCTTTTGCTCTAAAGGTCagatttaaaacataaaataaaaaaattctgctcacttgtaattttaattaagactTCTGTATACTTGATGTGGAT from Camelina sativa cultivar DH55 chromosome 3, Cs, whole genome shotgun sequence includes:
- the LOC104776620 gene encoding eukaryotic translation initiation factor 5A-2; its protein translation is MSDDEHHFESSESGASKTYPQQAGNIRKGGHIVIKGRPCKVVEVSTSKTGKHGHAKCHFVAIDIFNAKKLEDIVPSSHNCDVPHVNRVDYQLIDISEDGFVSLLTDSGGTKDDLKLPTDDALAAQMRSGFEEGKDVVVSVMSSMGEEQICAVKEVGGGK